A stretch of Borrelia turcica IST7 DNA encodes these proteins:
- the ruvC gene encoding crossover junction endodeoxyribonuclease RuvC: protein MRILGIDPGLANVGWGILDKRGSRYVYVLDGTIITNSSMSLKDRIKLISEELVLIIDKFNPDVASVEDIYFAKNKKTAIGIAEARGAIILTLALKNIDFHAYTPIQVKNAISGFGRLKKIQVKYMMRILLGIKSDFVFNSDHSSDALALALCHGNYN from the coding sequence ATGAGAATATTGGGTATTGACCCTGGTCTTGCTAATGTTGGTTGGGGAATTTTAGATAAGAGAGGAAGTAGGTATGTATATGTTCTAGATGGGACAATTATAACTAATTCTTCTATGTCTTTAAAAGATAGAATAAAGTTGATTTCTGAAGAACTTGTTTTAATTATTGATAAGTTTAATCCTGATGTTGCAAGTGTTGAAGATATTTATTTTGCTAAAAATAAAAAAACGGCAATAGGAATAGCTGAGGCTAGAGGAGCTATTATTTTAACTCTTGCTTTAAAAAATATAGATTTTCATGCATACACTCCAATACAAGTTAAAAATGCAATTTCTGGATTTGGAAGGCTTAAAAAGATACAAGTAAAATATATGATGCGTATTTTACTTGGAATAAAGTCAGATTTTGTTTTTAATAGTGATCATAGTAGTGATGCACTTGCACTTGCACTTTGTCATGGCAATTATAATTAG
- a CDS encoding BB0027 family outer member beta-barrel protein yields the protein MKKNLLVGLISLFLLSTNMPKIEAYSIDRNGNSVIGVDLSLGIPLFYNDLSKIFPSNLYPGGIGALKYQYHILSNLSMGLELRYLFNFDINHSFNLLNPDSGIGKTLSIVPITFLINYVLDIGELFQIPIFSNIGFSLNSYGDKSDNISNLRTFDAMPILSIGSGILWNFNYKWAFGFTTAWWTMFEFGNSAKTGHFLLVSLSVTVNVNKL from the coding sequence ATGAAAAAGAACCTTTTAGTTGGCTTAATCTCGCTATTCTTGTTAAGTACAAATATGCCAAAAATTGAGGCATATTCAATTGATAGAAATGGAAATTCTGTTATCGGGGTAGATTTAAGCTTAGGTATACCTCTTTTTTATAATGATTTATCAAAAATTTTTCCTTCCAATTTGTATCCTGGAGGAATCGGAGCTCTTAAATATCAATATCACATATTAAGTAACTTATCTATGGGACTTGAACTTAGATACTTGTTCAATTTTGACATTAATCACTCATTTAACTTGCTCAACCCAGACTCTGGTATAGGTAAAACACTTAGTATAGTACCTATTACATTTTTAATAAACTACGTGCTTGATATTGGAGAACTTTTTCAAATACCCATATTTTCAAATATAGGATTTTCTCTTAACTCTTACGGAGACAAAAGTGATAATATCTCAAATTTAAGAACTTTTGATGCAATGCCTATTCTTTCAATTGGTTCTGGTATCCTGTGGAACTTCAACTATAAATGGGCTTTTGGTTTTACAACTGCATGGTGGACAATGTTTGAATTTGGGAACTCAGCTAAAACAGGACACTTTTTATTAGTTTCTCTCTCGGTAACAGTAAATGTAAATAAATTGTAG
- the smpB gene encoding SsrA-binding protein SmpB, with product MTSLLLENKKARFNYFIEDKINCGIVLKGTEVKSIKLKKFSFNDSFAIIKKDEIWLENLHISKYKEGNIFNHEEIRSRKLLVTKKEIQKLKKFREKEGYTLVPISIYLKNSLIKVELGICKGKKLFDKREVLKQKSIKKDLSREIKQYR from the coding sequence GTGACCTCACTTTTGCTTGAAAACAAAAAAGCAAGATTCAATTATTTCATTGAAGATAAAATAAACTGTGGTATTGTATTAAAAGGGACTGAAGTTAAATCTATTAAATTAAAAAAATTTTCATTTAATGATAGTTTTGCTATTATTAAAAAAGATGAAATATGGCTTGAAAATTTACATATATCAAAATATAAAGAAGGCAATATCTTTAACCATGAAGAAATAAGAAGCAGAAAGCTTCTTGTTACAAAAAAAGAAATACAAAAACTAAAAAAATTTAGAGAAAAAGAAGGATATACATTAGTTCCTATTTCAATTTACCTAAAAAATTCACTAATAAAAGTAGAACTCGGCATATGTAAAGGTAAAAAATTATTTGACAAAAGAGAAGTTTTAAAACAAAAAAGCATCAAAAAAGACCTAAGTCGTGAAATCAAACAATATAGATAA
- a CDS encoding YebC/PmpR family DNA-binding transcriptional regulator: protein MSGHSKWSTIKRKKGALDAKRNKIFTKLIREISIAAKMGGGEIDSNPRLRVAVNKARISNMPKDNIEKAIKKGIGDNTGDEYFELTYEAYAPHGVALMIMCLTDNKNRTASDVRSVLTKGGGSLGAPGSVSYMFHRKGLISYSLDKYSEDEVMELALEAGAEDILSEGSEVEVITSAENFETVLSVLKTKFEEEMAEIVLMPENKISLNKDQMDKILTLVEKLEDFDDVQEVVHNLEDCDEFD, encoded by the coding sequence ATGTCTGGACATAGTAAATGGTCAACTATAAAGAGGAAAAAAGGTGCTCTTGATGCTAAGAGAAATAAAATTTTTACTAAATTGATTAGGGAAATAAGTATTGCTGCCAAGATGGGTGGAGGTGAAATTGATTCTAATCCTAGATTAAGAGTTGCTGTTAATAAGGCAAGAATATCTAATATGCCTAAAGATAATATTGAAAAAGCGATTAAAAAAGGTATTGGCGATAATACAGGTGATGAGTATTTTGAACTTACTTATGAAGCGTATGCTCCTCATGGGGTAGCTTTAATGATTATGTGCTTGACTGATAATAAAAATAGGACAGCGAGTGATGTAAGGAGCGTTCTTACAAAGGGTGGTGGTTCTCTTGGGGCTCCTGGTTCTGTATCTTATATGTTTCACAGGAAAGGGTTGATTTCTTATAGTCTAGATAAATATTCTGAAGATGAAGTAATGGAACTTGCATTAGAAGCAGGGGCAGAAGATATTTTGAGTGAAGGATCTGAGGTAGAGGTAATAACAAGTGCTGAAAATTTTGAAACTGTTTTATCTGTTTTAAAAACTAAGTTTGAAGAAGAGATGGCAGAGATTGTTCTTATGCCTGAGAATAAAATTTCTTTGAATAAAGATCAGATGGATAAAATACTTACTCTTGTTGAAAAATTGGAAGATTTTGATGATGTACAGGAAGTTGTTCATAACTTGGAAGATTGTGATGAGTTTGATTAA
- a CDS encoding bifunctional 5,10-methylenetetrahydrofolate dehydrogenase/5,10-methenyltetrahydrofolate cyclohydrolase, with protein MTNVFDGKLFAGKYYLLLKKFLTEYDLVNKISLKVILANDNPASKLYVSIKERVSKEIGINFCVLKLVNNTEQENILQLIEAENLNKDTDGIIVQLPLLGEINVNMVLNKIVHTKDVDGLSAVNLGKLVLGDKKGFIPCTALAVLKVLFDEKIETSGKTVVVIGRSSLVGRPISILLSCKPYNATVITCHSKSTYLDVYVRQADIIISAVGKPKLIDLNMISGSPYVIDIGISEVEMEGSNVLAGDADFESIKDHVKFITPVRGGIGPVTVLMLMFNTIKAHLISHGKFDVLEKLEKLVEV; from the coding sequence TTGACCAATGTTTTTGATGGTAAACTTTTTGCAGGGAAATATTATTTGTTATTGAAAAAATTTTTAACAGAATATGATTTGGTAAATAAGATTTCTTTAAAAGTTATTTTGGCAAACGATAATCCTGCAAGTAAGCTTTATGTGTCTATTAAAGAAAGAGTATCAAAAGAGATTGGTATTAATTTTTGTGTTCTTAAGTTGGTTAATAACACAGAACAGGAGAATATTTTGCAGTTGATTGAAGCTGAGAATTTGAATAAAGATACCGATGGAATTATTGTTCAGTTACCTCTTTTAGGTGAAATAAATGTAAATATGGTTTTAAACAAAATAGTACATACAAAGGATGTAGATGGACTTTCTGCTGTTAATTTAGGTAAATTAGTGTTGGGTGACAAAAAAGGATTTATTCCTTGTACAGCTCTTGCTGTGCTTAAAGTTTTATTTGACGAGAAAATAGAAACTTCTGGTAAGACTGTTGTTGTGATTGGAAGAAGTTCTCTTGTAGGACGGCCTATTTCTATTTTGCTTTCTTGTAAGCCTTATAATGCAACTGTAATTACATGTCATAGTAAAAGTACTTATTTGGATGTTTATGTGAGACAAGCAGATATTATTATTTCTGCTGTTGGAAAGCCTAAGTTAATTGATTTGAATATGATTTCTGGAAGTCCTTATGTTATTGATATTGGTATTTCTGAAGTAGAAATGGAGGGTAGTAATGTTTTGGCTGGAGATGCAGACTTTGAGTCAATAAAGGATCATGTTAAATTTATTACTCCTGTAAGAGGTGGAATTGGTCCTGTGACAGTGCTTATGTTAATGTTTAATACAATTAAAGCACATTTGATTAGTCATGGTAAGTTTGATGTTTTGGAAAAACTGGAAAAGTTGGTGGAGGTTTGA
- a CDS encoding PEGA domain-containing protein: MIDIDDEVFKVKLKPILGIVPKVYCLLILLILLLTLLFIFFINPKLKNPGAYLHIKTNIYNAHVYLDEKYLGRTPLNKYINVTKGTLRIKRLGFDTYEKQIEIQNKFFTSYNFNVNLELKDPDKIMNQRQKELSVMTKIKNTSDNIQPIPIFSLLLNDLKDNPEHIKNFFKISIPHLNSSAMFKDFLTAYKDIYLINTKYNKEIWESLQQNFNLENRAIIWFFQNLDKEQQEQISNETWFTRLIEELKNENKILTFANKNVDLDFKGFKKIASGTIESIQNYKLHSHDVTIKTTYKLKEFLMQNQNITKAEYQMFLNENPKWKLNNKDNLIKEELVDERYLKNFEQMPSNEDITDISYYAALEYAKWYSSNLPKGFTARLPLSQEWELYQREESKSVNNLNINEISQKIGFWNLMQSSSFNDTLLFRDENKNNIYSTHFNSLITEVRTYKYNDNSILKPSTKASFLKNWSSPNIGFRLIIEKE, encoded by the coding sequence ATAATTGATATTGATGATGAAGTTTTTAAAGTAAAATTAAAACCAATATTAGGCATAGTTCCAAAGGTTTATTGTTTATTAATACTACTTATCCTGCTTTTAACTCTGTTATTTATTTTTTTTATAAATCCCAAACTAAAAAACCCCGGAGCCTATTTACATATAAAAACTAATATTTATAATGCACATGTTTACCTAGACGAAAAATATCTAGGAAGAACTCCATTAAATAAATACATAAATGTTACCAAAGGAACCTTAAGAATCAAAAGATTAGGATTTGATACTTATGAAAAGCAAATTGAGATACAAAATAAATTTTTTACAAGTTATAACTTTAATGTCAACTTAGAATTAAAAGATCCTGATAAAATAATGAATCAAAGACAAAAAGAACTCTCTGTTATGACAAAAATTAAAAACACTAGCGACAATATACAGCCAATTCCTATATTCTCACTACTTTTAAACGATTTAAAAGACAACCCAGAACACATTAAAAATTTCTTTAAAATTTCTATTCCGCATCTAAATTCAAGTGCAATGTTTAAAGATTTCTTGACAGCATATAAAGACATTTACTTAATAAACACTAAGTACAATAAAGAAATATGGGAATCTTTACAACAAAATTTTAACCTAGAGAACAGAGCAATTATTTGGTTTTTTCAAAATCTAGACAAAGAGCAACAAGAACAAATATCTAATGAAACATGGTTTACAAGACTAATAGAAGAATTAAAAAATGAAAATAAAATATTAACATTTGCAAATAAAAATGTAGACCTAGATTTTAAAGGTTTTAAAAAAATAGCTTCAGGTACTATTGAAAGTATTCAAAATTATAAATTACATTCTCACGATGTTACGATTAAAACTACATATAAATTAAAAGAATTTTTAATGCAGAATCAAAATATTACTAAAGCTGAATATCAGATGTTTTTAAATGAAAATCCCAAGTGGAAATTAAATAATAAAGATAATTTAATAAAAGAAGAACTTGTAGACGAAAGGTATCTTAAAAATTTTGAACAAATGCCTTCAAATGAAGATATTACTGACATATCTTACTATGCAGCTCTAGAGTATGCTAAATGGTATTCTTCAAATCTGCCAAAAGGATTTACAGCAAGACTTCCCCTATCTCAAGAATGGGAATTATACCAAAGAGAAGAATCAAAATCAGTCAATAACTTAAATATCAATGAAATATCTCAAAAAATTGGATTTTGGAACCTAATGCAAAGCTCAAGCTTTAATGATACATTATTATTCAGAGATGAAAATAAAAACAACATATATTCTACACACTTTAACTCACTAATAACCGAAGTTAGAACATATAAATATAACGATAACTCAATACTTAAGCCTTCAACAAAAGCTTCTTTTTTAAAAAATTGGAGTTCGCCAAATATCGGATTTAGGCTAATTATTGAAAAGGAATAG
- the lepB gene encoding signal peptidase I: protein MYLGKLDKLANFLVESIERYLTYRKRKKYLYKLKVKKRGFLVNFLFEFLGAVLFVLAVNQYFFQGFRIPTGSMENTLKVGDFLFVDKFSYGPEFLPGMGKINGIREPGEADIVIFENIEYKTKGTFFDILQRIIFMLTFSFIDLDRDEDGNPSVRFFVKRALFADGKVVRFRSGKVFVKKEGEENFVEEESYKASLGYNFTSKKLVEEEDYKIYDNLAMFIALKQLNLNLENMPDFSFFNVRVIDRFEVERLEYRYLVAFMPYVDYYMEKAIMREYGLYVPYGYVLPIGDNRDNSHDGRFFGVINKNKILGRTFFLHFPFSRMGFL, encoded by the coding sequence ATGTATTTAGGAAAATTAGATAAATTAGCTAACTTTTTAGTGGAGTCTATTGAGAGGTATCTAACCTATAGAAAAAGAAAGAAGTATCTTTATAAGTTAAAAGTTAAGAAACGAGGTTTTTTGGTAAACTTTTTGTTTGAGTTTTTAGGTGCTGTACTTTTTGTTTTGGCAGTAAATCAGTATTTTTTTCAAGGATTCAGAATTCCAACAGGATCTATGGAAAATACTCTTAAGGTAGGAGACTTTTTGTTTGTAGACAAATTTTCTTATGGACCTGAATTTTTACCTGGAATGGGAAAGATAAATGGAATTAGAGAACCAGGAGAAGCGGATATTGTTATTTTTGAAAATATCGAATATAAAACAAAGGGGACTTTTTTTGATATTTTGCAAAGAATAATTTTTATGTTGACTTTTTCTTTTATTGATCTTGATAGAGATGAAGATGGAAATCCTAGTGTTAGATTTTTTGTAAAAAGAGCGCTGTTTGCCGATGGTAAAGTTGTAAGATTTCGTAGTGGAAAAGTGTTTGTTAAGAAAGAAGGCGAAGAAAATTTTGTAGAAGAAGAATCGTATAAAGCTTCCTTGGGATATAATTTCACTTCTAAGAAACTTGTCGAAGAAGAGGATTATAAGATTTATGATAATCTTGCTATGTTTATTGCATTAAAACAATTAAATCTAAATCTAGAAAATATGCCCGATTTTTCATTTTTTAATGTGAGAGTTATTGATAGATTTGAGGTTGAGAGATTAGAATATCGCTATTTAGTGGCTTTCATGCCATATGTTGATTATTATATGGAAAAAGCAATAATGAGAGAATATGGGTTATATGTGCCTTATGGATATGTATTACCTATTGGAGATAATAGAGATAATTCTCATGATGGTAGATTTTTTGGAGTCATAAATAAAAATAAGATACTTGGCAGAACTTTTTTCTTGCATTTTCCTTTTTCTAGGATGGGTTTTCTTTAA
- the lepB gene encoding signal peptidase I, translating to MAAYLTFEQRLLRKKRRKNFFNFILLFLILNYVFTKFVIQIFTFQGKEMSPLIEENHNLIFVSKYVRSFFVPFRVNDIVLYEDLTLEGNIVLDFFRDLFCLNKIFNTKKHSISRIVATWGDLVYVKGFDVLINRGGNNSFYLNGNFISNYRLNDFFKSSEPIKCFALKKNEFFLLNENLKILNDSRVFGPIKKEKIESFLVVKIVDYKIVR from the coding sequence ATGGCTGCTTATTTAACTTTTGAGCAAAGACTTTTAAGAAAAAAACGAAGGAAAAATTTTTTTAATTTTATTTTGCTATTTTTAATATTAAATTATGTGTTTACAAAATTTGTTATACAAATTTTTACTTTTCAAGGAAAAGAAATGTCGCCTTTAATAGAAGAGAACCATAATTTAATTTTTGTTTCAAAATATGTTAGATCTTTTTTTGTACCTTTCAGAGTGAACGATATTGTGCTTTATGAAGATTTAACTTTAGAGGGCAATATCGTGTTAGATTTTTTCAGAGATTTATTTTGTTTGAATAAAATTTTTAATACAAAAAAGCATAGTATATCAAGAATAGTTGCTACTTGGGGAGATTTAGTTTATGTCAAAGGTTTTGATGTCTTGATTAATAGAGGAGGCAATAATTCTTTTTATTTAAATGGCAATTTCATATCTAATTATAGATTAAATGATTTTTTTAAATCTAGTGAACCAATTAAATGCTTTGCTTTAAAGAAAAATGAATTTTTTCTCTTAAATGAGAATTTAAAGATTTTGAATGATTCTAGAGTATTTGGACCTATTAAGAAAGAGAAAATAGAATCTTTTTTAGTAGTAAAGATAGTGGATTATAAGATTGTTAGATAA
- a CDS encoding DNA topoisomerase IV subunit A → MDIRTLLRDNFLQYSSYVIKDRAIASVIDGFKPVQRRIIHSLFEMHDSNFHKVANVVGNTMKYHPHGDTSIYEALVNMANKDLFIEKQGNFGNLLTGDPASASRYIECRLTPLAFDVLYSKEITSYEPSYDGRNDEPLIFPAKIPVILIQGSEGIAVGMAAKILPHNFNEILIAVRSELLGESYELYPDFPTGGIVDVNEYADGNGKVLVRAKIEATDDNKAILIRELPFGETTESIIASIEKAIRKNYIKVTSINDFTTENVEIELTLPRGVYASEVIEKLYHYTNCQVSISVNLLLLSDRYPVIYTITEIIKFHAEHLQRVLKMELELQRNKILEKIFYKTLEQIFIEKRIYKVLETISKESDVVSIILSKILKYRDNFYREIVLGDIENLLKIPIRKISIFDIDKNNKDIRTLSKELKSVESNIGSIRGYSINFIDKLLTKYSKAYKRKTEISLIKSKNVREIATKNMKVYLNLKSGFVGTSLLDGEFIGNASYYDKILIFKKKSYILKNIEDKTFIDKNNIGALVYDINNSKEQVFSIIYLNKPENLYYVKRFKIDKFITDKIYKFLDDEDEFVDFALNPEVVEFSTSKDIVKTMSIDDFMIKSRVSVGKRISSSKLKTVKFK, encoded by the coding sequence ATGGACATTAGAACATTACTTAGAGATAATTTTTTACAATATTCATCTTATGTTATTAAGGATCGTGCAATTGCTAGTGTTATTGATGGGTTTAAGCCTGTACAGAGGCGAATTATACATTCTCTTTTTGAGATGCATGATAGCAATTTCCATAAGGTTGCAAATGTTGTTGGAAATACAATGAAATATCATCCTCATGGAGATACTTCCATTTATGAAGCACTTGTTAATATGGCAAATAAGGATTTATTTATTGAGAAGCAAGGAAATTTTGGTAATCTTTTGACTGGTGATCCTGCTTCTGCATCGCGTTATATTGAATGTCGATTAACTCCTTTAGCATTTGATGTGCTTTATAGCAAGGAAATAACATCTTATGAACCTTCTTATGATGGTCGTAATGATGAACCTTTGATTTTTCCTGCAAAAATTCCTGTAATACTCATTCAAGGAAGTGAAGGGATTGCTGTTGGTATGGCTGCAAAAATTTTACCTCATAACTTTAATGAAATTTTGATTGCCGTGAGAAGTGAGTTACTTGGTGAATCTTATGAACTTTATCCGGATTTTCCTACAGGTGGAATAGTTGATGTTAATGAATATGCGGATGGAAATGGAAAAGTTTTAGTGCGTGCTAAAATTGAGGCTACAGATGACAATAAGGCCATTTTAATAAGAGAATTGCCATTTGGAGAGACTACTGAGAGTATAATAGCTTCGATTGAAAAAGCTATACGCAAGAATTATATTAAGGTGACAAGCATTAACGATTTTACTACGGAGAATGTAGAAATTGAGTTGACTCTTCCAAGAGGAGTATATGCTAGTGAGGTTATTGAGAAATTATATCATTATACAAATTGCCAGGTATCTATTTCTGTTAATTTGCTTTTACTAAGTGATAGATATCCTGTTATTTATACCATTACGGAGATTATCAAGTTTCATGCAGAACATTTGCAGAGAGTGTTAAAGATGGAGCTTGAGTTACAAAGAAATAAAATCCTTGAAAAAATTTTTTATAAAACCTTAGAACAAATATTTATTGAAAAGAGAATTTATAAGGTTCTTGAGACTATTTCTAAGGAATCTGATGTTGTAAGCATTATTTTGAGTAAAATTTTAAAATATAGAGATAATTTCTATAGAGAGATTGTTTTGGGTGATATTGAAAATTTACTTAAAATTCCTATTCGAAAAATAAGTATTTTTGATATTGATAAGAATAATAAAGATATTAGAACTCTTAGTAAGGAATTAAAAAGTGTGGAGAGTAATATTGGGTCAATTAGAGGATATTCAATAAATTTTATTGATAAACTTCTTACAAAATATTCTAAAGCTTATAAGAGGAAAACAGAAATATCTCTTATTAAATCAAAAAATGTTAGAGAAATAGCTACTAAGAATATGAAGGTTTATTTAAATTTGAAGTCTGGTTTTGTTGGAACTAGTCTTCTTGATGGTGAATTTATTGGTAATGCTAGCTATTATGATAAGATATTAATATTTAAGAAGAAGTCTTATATTCTAAAAAATATTGAGGATAAAACTTTTATTGATAAAAATAATATAGGTGCTTTAGTTTATGATATAAATAATTCGAAAGAGCAAGTATTTTCCATAATTTATCTTAATAAGCCTGAAAACCTTTATTATGTTAAGAGATTTAAGATAGATAAATTTATTACGGATAAGATTTACAAATTTTTAGATGATGAAGATGAATTTGTAGATTTTGCTTTAAATCCAGAAGTTGTAGAATTTTCCACTAGTAAGGATATTGTTAAAACGATGAGTATTGATGATTTTATGATTAAGTCTAGAGTTTCTGTAGGCAAGAGAATTTCAAGCAGTAAACTTAAAACGGTTAAATTTAAGTAG
- a CDS encoding DUF188 domain-containing protein has protein sequence MLDKIFVDADSCNLKVIKFLQNFVLKRSVELILVSNKSLNLSSTRNTAFKVVENVDSFILELVDKNSIVVTRDILFVKYLLDLEIKVINDEGKIFNTDNINYLYFRSNMNNNLSFIKVKKYFNYESSKDRYSNFAMNFHRLFFS, from the coding sequence TTGTTAGATAAGATTTTTGTTGATGCTGATTCTTGTAATTTAAAAGTAATAAAATTTTTGCAAAATTTTGTGCTTAAAAGAAGTGTAGAACTTATTTTAGTTTCAAATAAATCTTTAAATTTAAGTAGCACTAGGAATACTGCATTTAAGGTTGTAGAAAATGTTGATTCTTTTATTTTGGAATTAGTTGATAAGAATAGTATTGTAGTAACAAGAGATATATTATTTGTTAAGTATCTGTTGGATTTGGAAATTAAAGTTATCAATGATGAGGGAAAAATTTTTAATACAGATAATATAAATTATTTGTATTTTAGATCTAATATGAATAATAACTTAAGTTTTATTAAAGTAAAGAAATATTTTAATTATGAGTCTAGTAAAGATAGATATTCAAATTTTGCAATGAATTTTCATCGTTTATTCTTTAGTTAA
- a CDS encoding P13 family porin has product MKKVLIMVLFSFCTFAGFAQVEDSKVVDNSVDKLLRYESSKKEPLIPFILNLILGFGIGSFAQGDFIGGLSILGFDALGVGLLAYGIYSVGGVSEFKAKKDEELPVLAVSLMAVGGATLAITRLVEIILPFVHASNYNKRLRQSLGATLGGFQPDFGVTMNESNMLGFGISFAKSY; this is encoded by the coding sequence ATGAAAAAAGTTTTGATTATGGTTTTGTTTTCTTTTTGTACTTTTGCTGGCTTTGCTCAGGTTGAGGATAGCAAAGTTGTTGATAATTCAGTGGATAAGTTATTAAGATATGAATCTTCTAAGAAAGAGCCTTTAATTCCCTTTATTTTGAATCTGATTTTAGGATTTGGAATAGGATCTTTTGCACAAGGAGATTTTATTGGTGGGTTGTCTATTTTGGGTTTTGATGCTCTTGGAGTTGGTTTATTAGCTTACGGTATATATTCTGTTGGTGGTGTGAGCGAGTTTAAGGCTAAGAAGGATGAGGAGTTACCTGTGCTTGCGGTTTCTTTGATGGCAGTAGGAGGAGCTACTTTGGCTATAACAAGGCTTGTTGAAATTATTCTTCCTTTTGTACATGCATCTAATTATAATAAAAGGCTTAGACAAAGCTTGGGAGCTACTTTAGGAGGATTTCAACCTGACTTTGGTGTTACTATGAATGAAAGTAATATGCTTGGATTTGGAATTTCTTTTGCAAAAAGTTATTAA